The following proteins are encoded in a genomic region of Prochlorococcus marinus XMU1408:
- the ftsH gene encoding ATP-dependent zinc metalloprotease FtsH, with protein MDKKWKVIALWVLPITIVILITWQILGSATNTQINQTNSSNASRNAPVARISYGRFLDYVKAGRVTSVDIYEGGRNAIVESIDPEIDNRVQRLRVDLPGLAPELVSSLKDEGISFDIHPPKTAPAGLGILGNLLFPLILIGGLILLSRRSNSMPGGPGQAMQFGKTKARFAMEAETGVKFDDVAGVNEAKQDLEEVVTFLKQPERFTSVGAQIPRGVLLVGPPGTGKTLLAKAIAGEAGVPFFSLSGSEFVEMFVGVGASRVRDLFKRAKENNPCLIFIDEIDAVGRQRGAGIGGGNDEREQTLNQLLTEMDGFEGNSGIIIIAATNRPDVLDSALMRPGRFDRQVTVDAPDISGRLSILKVHSRNKKLEKDLTLESIARRTPGFTGADLANLLNEAAILTARRRKDQIGLSEIDDAVDRIIAGMEGQPLVDGRSKRLIAYHEVGHALIGSLVKDHDPVQKVTVIPRGQAKGLTWFSPDDDQTLISRAQLKARIMGALGGRAAEDIIFGREEVTTGAGGDVQQVASMARQMVTRFGMSSLGPVSLEGDSQEVFVGRSLMNTSDISDEISKQIDEQVRKIVKQCYKETLELVSNNRTAMDKLVEILIEKETMDGEEFCKILSEFTVIPEKDRFIPVLQDPK; from the coding sequence ATGGATAAGAAATGGAAAGTTATAGCTCTTTGGGTACTTCCAATAACAATAGTAATTTTAATTACTTGGCAAATACTTGGCTCAGCAACCAATACTCAAATTAATCAAACAAATTCTTCTAACGCATCAAGAAATGCACCAGTAGCCAGAATTAGCTACGGAAGGTTCCTCGATTATGTAAAAGCAGGGAGGGTCACTTCTGTTGATATTTACGAAGGAGGTAGAAATGCAATAGTCGAATCAATCGATCCTGAAATTGATAATAGAGTTCAAAGATTACGAGTTGACCTGCCAGGATTAGCTCCTGAATTAGTTTCTTCCCTCAAAGATGAAGGAATAAGTTTTGATATTCATCCACCGAAAACAGCTCCAGCAGGTTTAGGAATACTTGGCAATCTCCTCTTCCCATTAATACTCATTGGTGGATTGATTCTTCTTTCAAGGAGATCTAATTCAATGCCAGGTGGGCCAGGTCAAGCAATGCAATTTGGTAAAACCAAGGCAAGATTTGCTATGGAAGCAGAAACAGGTGTCAAATTTGATGATGTAGCTGGAGTAAATGAAGCCAAACAAGATTTGGAAGAAGTAGTTACTTTCTTAAAACAACCAGAGAGATTTACTTCTGTTGGAGCTCAAATTCCAAGAGGTGTATTGCTTGTTGGCCCTCCCGGAACAGGAAAAACCCTTTTAGCAAAGGCGATTGCTGGAGAAGCTGGTGTTCCATTTTTTTCCCTCTCAGGATCAGAATTTGTTGAAATGTTTGTTGGTGTGGGAGCAAGCAGAGTAAGAGATTTATTTAAAAGAGCAAAAGAAAATAATCCTTGCTTAATCTTCATCGATGAAATTGATGCAGTTGGTAGGCAGAGGGGCGCAGGTATAGGTGGGGGAAATGATGAAAGAGAACAAACACTTAATCAACTACTAACTGAAATGGATGGTTTTGAAGGAAACAGTGGAATTATTATCATTGCAGCAACTAACAGACCAGATGTACTTGATTCTGCATTGATGAGACCAGGAAGGTTTGATAGACAAGTAACTGTTGATGCACCAGATATTTCTGGAAGATTATCAATACTTAAAGTTCATTCCAGAAATAAAAAATTAGAAAAGGATTTAACTTTAGAAAGTATTGCCAGAAGAACTCCAGGTTTTACAGGTGCCGATCTTGCAAATTTGCTTAATGAAGCAGCAATACTTACAGCAAGAAGAAGAAAGGACCAAATAGGACTATCTGAAATTGATGATGCAGTTGATCGCATAATCGCAGGAATGGAAGGCCAACCTCTTGTCGATGGAAGGAGCAAACGACTTATTGCTTATCATGAAGTTGGTCATGCATTAATAGGATCTTTAGTAAAAGATCATGATCCAGTACAAAAAGTTACTGTTATTCCTAGGGGACAAGCAAAAGGCCTGACATGGTTCTCCCCAGATGACGATCAAACATTAATAAGCAGGGCACAATTAAAAGCAAGAATAATGGGAGCATTAGGAGGAAGAGCTGCTGAAGATATTATTTTCGGAAGGGAAGAGGTAACAACTGGTGCAGGTGGTGATGTGCAACAAGTTGCATCAATGGCACGTCAAATGGTAACCCGATTTGGAATGAGTAGTCTCGGACCAGTTTCTTTAGAAGGTGACAGTCAAGAAGTTTTTGTTGGTAGAAGTTTAATGAATACTTCAGACATATCAGACGAAATTTCCAAACAAATTGATGAGCAAGTTAGAAAGATTGTTAAACAGTGCTATAAAGAAACACTTGAATTAGTTTCAAATAATAGAACTGCCATGGATAAATTAGTTGAAATTTTAATTGAAAAAGAAACAATGGATGGAGAAGAATTTTGCAAAATTCTCTCTGAATTTACAGTCATTCCTGAAAAGGATAGATTTATTCCTGTTCTGCAAGATCCAAAATAA
- a CDS encoding DUF2103 domain-containing protein, with protein sequence MGRLVQNHSTHIEGLIKWLKRIAEYQEIKTITPASLYKTNGRGEKLILKITVETIDGFKLLARKGKLVQEVFVVTSLNKTEIKQIIQQTNPFSSRRKGGH encoded by the coding sequence ATGGGAAGACTAGTTCAAAACCACAGCACACACATAGAAGGTCTAATTAAATGGTTAAAGAGGATAGCAGAATACCAAGAAATAAAGACAATTACTCCGGCCTCTCTCTATAAAACTAACGGCAGAGGGGAAAAACTAATACTAAAAATAACTGTTGAGACGATTGATGGTTTTAAGCTGCTAGCGAGGAAAGGTAAGCTTGTACAAGAAGTTTTTGTTGTTACTAGCCTAAATAAAACGGAAATAAAACAAATAATTCAACAAACTAATCCATTCTCTTCTCGGAGAAAGGGAGGGCACTAG
- the scpB gene encoding SMC-Scp complex subunit ScpB: MNETRQISLPARIEAILYLKGRPTSSKEMADLLDKDINEVENALWELKAGYAQRDTALEINESKNYYSLELRQGLGELVQDLLPADLSIATLRTLATVALKKKILQSELVDLRGSGAYDHIKELVEKNFVERRRQKDGRSFWLTLSEKFHQTFSVLPEPDQTEDKNAA, encoded by the coding sequence ATGAATGAGACCAGACAAATCTCATTACCGGCGAGGATTGAGGCAATCCTTTATCTCAAAGGAAGACCTACATCGTCAAAAGAAATGGCTGATCTACTTGATAAAGATATTAATGAAGTTGAAAATGCACTTTGGGAGCTAAAAGCAGGGTATGCTCAACGCGATACTGCTCTAGAAATAAATGAAAGTAAAAATTATTACAGCTTAGAACTAAGACAAGGACTAGGTGAGTTAGTGCAAGATTTATTGCCAGCAGATTTATCAATCGCAACACTCAGAACCCTTGCAACAGTTGCATTAAAAAAGAAAATACTTCAATCCGAATTAGTTGATTTAAGAGGGTCAGGGGCATACGACCACATAAAAGAACTTGTTGAAAAAAATTTTGTAGAGAGAAGAAGACAAAAGGATGGACGATCATTCTGGTTAACACTTTCGGAAAAATTTCATCAAACTTTTTCTGTATTACCTGAACCAGATCAAACAGAAGATAAAAATGCGGCATAA
- the petN gene encoding cytochrome b6-f complex subunit PetN — MIFSLGWASLAAIFTFSIAMVVWGRNGDGSIDI; from the coding sequence ATGATCTTTTCTTTAGGTTGGGCTTCATTGGCAGCAATTTTCACATTTTCAATTGCAATGGTTGTATGGGGGAGAAATGGAGATGGATCTATTGATATTTAG
- a CDS encoding ABC transporter permease: MKRKLPLAETSGMAIKNLKSNKFRSLLTMLGIVIGNASVITLVGVGRGAQNLAENQLSNLGANVLFVVPGNNDTRRRGVAFPRNLVLKDAIAIEKQVPTVKRVAPQISSSEVIQAGSKSTSSSISGVTRDFLIVRSFEIAKGRFINDQDSKGAKNVVVIGPDLEAKLFNERNSLGERIRIKDQSFEIVGVMKPKGAVFGNNQDKNAYIPLSTMVSRITGKDPTYGISLSFISVEAINENSTKAAKFQITNLLRQRHKIIRDDDFAVRSQKDALQIVSSITGGLTLMLAAIGGISLLVGGIGIMNIMLVSVSERTEEIGLRKALGARRLDISTQFLIESLILSSLGGIAGTGLGLTTVKIVSFLTPLPATIGLGTVFITVMISGTIGLTFGVLPAKRAAKLDPITALRSL; this comes from the coding sequence ATGAAAAGAAAACTCCCGTTAGCTGAAACCTCGGGAATGGCAATTAAGAATCTTAAATCTAATAAATTTAGAAGCCTATTAACAATGCTAGGAATAGTTATTGGTAATGCCTCGGTAATAACACTTGTAGGAGTAGGAAGAGGTGCTCAAAACCTTGCGGAAAATCAATTAAGCAATCTAGGTGCAAACGTATTATTTGTTGTACCTGGAAATAATGACACCAGAAGAAGAGGAGTTGCTTTTCCTAGAAATCTAGTTCTTAAAGATGCAATAGCAATAGAGAAACAAGTCCCAACTGTAAAAAGAGTTGCACCTCAAATTTCATCAAGTGAAGTCATTCAAGCAGGATCTAAAAGCACTAGTAGCTCAATTTCAGGAGTGACTAGAGATTTTTTAATTGTAAGAAGCTTCGAAATAGCTAAAGGTCGTTTTATAAATGATCAAGATTCAAAAGGAGCTAAAAATGTTGTAGTTATAGGACCTGATCTTGAGGCAAAGCTTTTTAATGAAAGAAATAGTTTAGGAGAGAGAATAAGGATTAAAGACCAGTCTTTTGAAATTGTGGGAGTAATGAAACCTAAGGGAGCTGTATTTGGAAATAATCAAGATAAAAATGCATATATCCCGCTATCAACAATGGTTAGCCGCATTACTGGAAAGGATCCTACATATGGAATAAGTCTTAGTTTTATAAGCGTTGAAGCAATAAATGAAAATTCAACAAAAGCTGCTAAATTCCAAATAACTAATTTATTGCGACAACGACATAAAATAATTAGAGATGATGATTTCGCTGTTAGATCTCAAAAAGATGCCTTGCAAATAGTATCAAGTATTACAGGTGGACTAACACTAATGTTAGCGGCAATAGGCGGCATATCATTACTTGTTGGAGGAATAGGCATTATGAATATAATGTTGGTATCTGTAAGTGAAAGGACTGAAGAAATAGGCCTTAGGAAGGCACTAGGAGCTAGGAGACTTGATATTTCAACACAATTTCTAATTGAATCATTAATCCTCTCTAGCCTAGGTGGAATTGCTGGTACTGGCTTAGGACTTACAACTGTAAAAATTGTTTCTTTTCTAACACCACTACCCGCAACAATTGGTTTAGGAACAGTATTTATAACAGTAATGATTTCAGGTACAATAGGCTTAACCTTTGGCGTATTACCAGCAAAAAGAGCTGCAAAACTAGATCCAATTACCGCACTTAGAAGTCTATAA
- a CDS encoding ArnT family glycosyltransferase has translation MKKIENNPLIYRNNKLGIFNLFLRHQGIFVTLLFILSFVLLYFSIDFSTQSLVAHDEGLYARRSRLVEESSNWFSPTFSSVHHKTLGSYWLIALSIRLFGFSELALRLPSILSSFICLFISYLIACKVTNKKSALISVFSLASMPLWIQYSRYASPDLPFVLCILLVIFFFLSFLDSNKYIYKYFYIFNSGLFFTSAFFIRSYMAFVPLIGLSPFLLFHLIRSKNIFKYIFSFGTLFGSIPTLLNLYFSYKKYGLSGITTLFDFAKKQAIGGFDLNNYIFTPINFLYLTFPIGFLFILLIVFTRSTKSQKYPLLVYFYPISSVLILLCMSTSYPHYYLFLLPSLSILFSVKLNYEDFRFSLSAYFIKYLLFFICILIISILFSFLLFLKDSLIEYSYGNLFIVYLLPLILILSYISSIYILLIDKNYKTQLQNFFYTVAIPQVISLSFLFNFGILGNPNYRIKSFLNDVSVSSIINSNTIYLLNVESKIQTLLSYYLPSSKIINQNHDFSEYKYIITSNTSDFETFNDNIIFKSISRFPNHVLLINISK, from the coding sequence ATGAAAAAGATTGAAAATAATCCTTTAATCTATAGGAATAATAAACTAGGTATCTTTAATTTATTTTTAAGGCATCAAGGTATATTTGTTACTTTACTTTTTATCCTTTCATTTGTTCTACTTTATTTTTCGATAGATTTCTCGACTCAAAGTCTAGTAGCCCATGATGAAGGACTTTATGCAAGAAGATCGCGATTAGTTGAAGAATCATCTAATTGGTTCTCTCCAACATTCTCTTCTGTTCATCATAAGACACTAGGGAGTTATTGGTTGATTGCATTATCAATAAGATTATTTGGCTTCAGTGAACTAGCACTAAGACTTCCTAGCATTTTATCCTCATTTATTTGTTTATTTATTTCATATTTGATTGCATGTAAAGTTACAAATAAGAAGTCTGCTTTGATCTCTGTTTTTTCACTAGCATCAATGCCACTATGGATACAATATTCTAGATATGCCAGTCCTGACTTACCCTTTGTATTGTGTATACTGCTTGTTATTTTTTTCTTTTTGAGTTTTCTAGATTCTAATAAATATATTTATAAGTATTTTTATATTTTCAATTCTGGCTTGTTTTTTACTTCTGCTTTTTTTATTAGAAGTTATATGGCATTTGTTCCTCTCATAGGACTTTCACCATTTCTTCTATTTCACTTAATTAGATCAAAGAATATATTTAAATATATCTTTTCTTTCGGAACTTTATTTGGTTCTATCCCCACTTTGCTTAATCTTTATTTCTCCTATAAAAAATATGGATTATCAGGTATTACAACTCTTTTTGATTTTGCAAAGAAACAGGCGATTGGAGGATTTGATCTTAATAATTATATATTTACTCCTATTAATTTTCTATACCTGACTTTCCCTATTGGTTTTTTATTTATACTTCTTATTGTTTTTACTAGAAGTACTAAATCTCAAAAATATCCTTTATTAGTATATTTTTATCCTATTTCCTCAGTATTAATTCTTTTGTGTATGTCTACTTCATATCCCCATTACTATTTATTCCTACTTCCATCTTTGTCAATTTTATTCTCAGTCAAATTAAATTATGAAGACTTTCGATTTTCGTTATCAGCATATTTTATTAAATATTTATTATTTTTCATTTGTATATTAATTATCTCTATTTTATTTTCATTTTTATTATTTTTAAAAGATTCTCTTATAGAGTATTCTTATGGTAACCTATTTATAGTATACTTATTACCTTTAATATTAATCTTATCCTATATATCGTCAATTTATATACTTTTAATAGATAAAAATTATAAGACTCAATTACAAAATTTCTTCTATACTGTTGCCATTCCTCAAGTTATTTCTTTATCATTTTTATTTAATTTTGGTATTCTTGGTAATCCAAATTATAGAATAAAGAGTTTTTTAAATGATGTATCTGTCTCTTCTATCATAAATTCAAATACTATATATTTATTAAACGTAGAGAGTAAGATACAGACTTTATTATCTTATTATTTACCTTCATCTAAGATTATCAACCAAAATCATGATTTCTCTGAATACAAGTATATTATTACTTCTAATACTAGTGATTTTGAAACTTTCAATGACAATATCATCTTCAAATCAATTAGTAGATTTCCCAATCATGTTTTATTAATTAATATTAGTAAATAA
- the clpP gene encoding ATP-dependent Clp endopeptidase proteolytic subunit ClpP: protein MIPIVIEESGRGERAFDIYSRLLRERIVFLGEPVTSDSANRIVAQLLFLEADDPDKDIFLYINSPGGSVYDGLGIFDTMQHVKPDIHTVCVGLAASMGAFLLCSGAKGKRSSLLHSRIMIHQPLGGARGQASDIRIQADEILFIKDKLNQELSDRTGQPIERIREDTDRDFYMSPSEAVDYGIIDNVFNKRPINSV, encoded by the coding sequence ATGATTCCAATAGTTATTGAAGAATCTGGAAGAGGAGAAAGAGCCTTTGACATTTACTCCAGGCTTTTAAGGGAAAGAATTGTTTTTCTGGGTGAACCAGTAACGAGTGATTCTGCAAATAGGATTGTTGCGCAACTCCTTTTTCTAGAAGCAGATGATCCAGATAAAGATATTTTTCTCTATATCAACTCACCTGGTGGATCTGTTTATGACGGTCTTGGTATATTTGACACAATGCAGCATGTAAAGCCAGATATACATACCGTATGCGTTGGCCTCGCAGCGAGTATGGGTGCTTTTTTGCTTTGTTCTGGAGCGAAGGGAAAAAGAAGTAGCTTGCTTCATTCCAGGATCATGATTCATCAACCACTTGGTGGTGCTAGAGGTCAGGCGAGTGATATCAGAATCCAAGCTGATGAAATTCTTTTTATTAAGGACAAATTAAATCAAGAATTATCTGACAGAACTGGTCAACCTATTGAAAGAATAAGAGAGGATACTGATCGAGATTTTTATATGTCTCCTTCGGAAGCTGTTGACTATGGAATTATTGATAACGTTTTTAATAAAAGGCCAATAAACTCAGTTTAG
- a CDS encoding YggT family protein produces MGYEIIPTILLVLLKTLGIYSTILIIRVLLTWFPNLDMSNPILLNLCAITDPYLNFFRGIIPPLGGLDLSPILAFVVIRVVQGILGNAAALAMGGFQMYG; encoded by the coding sequence ATGGGTTACGAAATTATTCCTACAATTTTGCTTGTACTTCTAAAAACACTTGGAATTTATTCAACAATCTTGATTATTAGGGTCTTGCTGACTTGGTTCCCTAATCTTGATATGAGTAACCCAATACTTTTAAACTTATGTGCTATTACTGATCCATACTTAAATTTTTTCAGAGGAATAATCCCTCCATTAGGTGGTTTAGATTTGTCCCCTATATTAGCTTTTGTAGTTATTAGAGTTGTTCAAGGAATACTTGGCAACGCAGCTGCATTGGCCATGGGAGGATTTCAGATGTATGGATAA
- a CDS encoding nucleoside triphosphate pyrophosphohydrolase family protein, which produces MELNHYQRESRKTALYPNVGSNAVYPTLGLVGEAGEVADKVKKILRDKKGVFDKDSKDAIKFELGDVLWYISQLSTELGYELEEVANANLQKLASRKNRGKIQGSGDDR; this is translated from the coding sequence ATGGAATTAAATCATTATCAAAGGGAATCTCGAAAGACTGCTCTTTATCCTAATGTTGGTAGCAATGCTGTTTATCCAACACTAGGTCTTGTTGGTGAAGCAGGGGAAGTTGCTGACAAAGTCAAAAAAATTCTAAGAGACAAAAAGGGTGTATTTGATAAAGATAGTAAGGATGCAATTAAATTTGAACTTGGTGATGTTCTTTGGTACATCTCACAGCTTTCTACCGAATTAGGCTACGAATTAGAGGAAGTTGCTAATGCAAATTTGCAAAAGCTTGCTAGCCGAAAAAATAGAGGAAAAATTCAAGGAAGCGGGGATGATCGTTAA
- the ilvA gene encoding threonine ammonia-lyase, biosynthetic encodes MEDYLQKILRARVYDVAEETPLERAKNLSKKFKNHIFLKREDLQPVFSFKLRGAFNRMVQLTKEELNKGVIASSAGNHAQGVALSASFLKCKAVIVMPLTTPIMKVRAVESHKAEVILFGETYDECYEKALEISKKENLTFIHPFDDPEVIAGQGTIGLEILRQSHKQPDAIYIAVGGGGLIAGVSAYVKSIWPDTKIIGVEPEDACAMTLSIKANKPVELESVGLFADGVAVRKVGEKTFSICKKNIDEMVTVNTDEICAAIKDVFEDTRSILEPAGALSIAGLKKHVVNNQLKNNNLVAIACGANMNFERLRFVAERAELGEEKEAMIAVGIPEKAGSLKLLCETLGSRSLTEFSYRMSEGKTAQIFMGVEVSNIDDRELLIAEIKRKGFDCHDLSNDELSKVHLRHMVGGRLPRSISEISKGEYRELLYRFEFPERPGALMRFVNSMRPEWTISIFHYRNHGADTGRIVIGVLVKDSDIPAWNEFVHKVGYKNWKETDNPAYKLFLGAQIN; translated from the coding sequence ATGGAGGACTATCTACAAAAAATACTAAGAGCTCGTGTTTATGACGTTGCCGAAGAAACCCCATTAGAAAGGGCAAAAAACTTAAGTAAAAAATTCAAAAATCATATTTTCCTTAAGAGAGAAGACCTTCAACCTGTCTTTTCATTCAAGTTAAGAGGTGCATTTAATCGCATGGTTCAGCTAACAAAGGAAGAGCTTAATAAAGGAGTGATTGCATCAAGCGCTGGGAACCATGCACAGGGAGTTGCTTTAAGTGCATCCTTTCTTAAATGCAAAGCAGTGATTGTAATGCCTCTTACAACTCCCATAATGAAAGTAAGAGCAGTGGAATCACACAAAGCAGAAGTTATTCTTTTCGGTGAAACATATGATGAATGCTACGAAAAAGCACTAGAAATTTCAAAAAAAGAAAATCTAACTTTTATCCATCCATTTGATGACCCTGAAGTTATAGCGGGACAAGGCACGATAGGTCTAGAGATACTTAGACAGAGTCATAAACAACCTGACGCTATTTACATCGCTGTGGGAGGAGGAGGACTTATTGCAGGAGTAAGTGCATACGTAAAATCAATATGGCCAGATACAAAAATAATTGGTGTTGAACCTGAAGATGCCTGCGCAATGACACTTTCTATAAAAGCCAACAAGCCAGTTGAGCTTGAAAGTGTTGGCCTTTTTGCAGACGGTGTAGCGGTAAGAAAGGTAGGAGAAAAGACGTTCTCGATTTGTAAAAAGAATATTGATGAAATGGTTACGGTAAATACTGACGAAATCTGTGCAGCCATAAAGGACGTTTTCGAGGATACACGATCGATTCTTGAACCAGCAGGTGCATTGTCCATTGCTGGTTTAAAGAAACATGTAGTTAATAATCAGTTAAAAAATAACAACCTAGTAGCAATAGCTTGTGGTGCAAATATGAATTTTGAACGCCTAAGGTTTGTAGCAGAAAGGGCTGAATTAGGAGAAGAAAAAGAAGCAATGATTGCTGTAGGAATTCCCGAAAAAGCAGGTAGTTTAAAACTTTTATGCGAAACACTTGGGTCTCGAAGTTTAACTGAATTTAGTTACAGAATGTCAGAAGGAAAAACAGCTCAAATATTTATGGGTGTAGAAGTTTCAAATATTGATGATAGGGAATTACTAATCGCCGAGATCAAAAGGAAGGGTTTTGATTGTCATGATTTAAGTAATGATGAATTATCTAAGGTACATCTAAGACACATGGTAGGAGGAAGACTCCCCAGATCAATCAGCGAAATATCTAAAGGAGAATACCGAGAATTGCTTTACAGATTTGAATTTCCAGAAAGACCAGGAGCCTTAATGAGGTTTGTTAACTCTATGAGACCAGAATGGACAATAAGCATTTTTCATTATCGAAATCATGGTGCAGACACTGGGAGAATAGTAATAGGAGTACTAGTAAAAGATTCCGATATTCCAGCTTGGAATGAATTTGTTCATAAAGTAGGTTACAAAAACTGGAAAGAAACAGATAATCCCGCTTATAAATTATTTTTAGGTGCACAGATTAATTAG
- the psb29 gene encoding photosystem II biogenesis protein Psp29, producing MSVRATISDSKSDFHKEFPYVIPPIYRKLADELLVELHLLSHQKNFNNNKLFATGLKEIFNKFTSGYKPTEHIEELFNAICNCNGFNPTEISKMSEELIREANLLEKENLSKFLSKLENYTKESDYYSRINAIGIYKLATELSYCKDINAEELNNEIINITDSLGYQYSRVEKDISMYKSNIEKMKQALEIIALNLSSNKK from the coding sequence TTGAGCGTTAGAGCAACAATTTCAGACAGTAAATCTGATTTCCATAAGGAATTTCCTTACGTCATTCCTCCTATTTATAGAAAACTTGCGGATGAACTGCTTGTAGAATTACATTTATTAAGTCATCAAAAAAATTTTAATAATAATAAGTTATTTGCTACTGGTTTAAAAGAAATATTCAATAAATTCACAAGCGGATATAAACCAACTGAACATATTGAAGAACTTTTTAATGCAATATGTAATTGCAATGGATTCAATCCTACTGAAATAAGTAAAATGTCAGAAGAATTAATTAGGGAAGCTAATTTATTAGAAAAAGAGAATCTAAGTAAATTTCTATCCAAACTTGAAAACTATACGAAAGAGTCAGACTATTATAGTCGTATCAATGCTATTGGAATATACAAATTAGCAACAGAGTTATCATATTGCAAAGATATAAATGCAGAAGAACTAAATAATGAAATAATAAACATAACAGATTCATTAGGATATCAATACTCAAGAGTCGAGAAAGATATAAGTATGTATAAATCTAATATAGAGAAAATGAAACAAGCATTAGAAATTATTGCACTAAACTTATCTTCAAATAAAAAATAA